aaggacgatgacgacgatgactacgacaacgataaaaacaacgacaatgacaagaacaacgacaacaacaacaacaacaacaacaacaaaaatgacaacagtgaaaacaacgacatcaacgacatcaacgacaaaaagaacaacaactacaaaaacgaaaacaaaaacaacaaaaccaACGAAGCTGACAACAATGAcctaaacaacgacaatgatgagaacaacgagaacaacgacaacaaaaacaacaacaaaaacagcgacaacaacgataacagtgatagcaaaaacaacaacaacaacaacaacaacaacaacaacaacaacgaagacgacgacaacaacaacaacaacaagaacaagaacaagaacaacaacaataacaaggacgacaacgagaacaatggcaacaacaacaacgacaacaacaacctcatcaacgactacaataacaaaaaacaacgacgacgaaaacaacaacaacaataacaacaacaaatactactactacaacaacaacaacaagagcaactacaacaaccacaacaaccacaacaacaacaacaaccacaacaacaacaaccgcaaccaaaacaacaacaacaacaacaacaacaataacaacaacaacaacaacaacaacaactaacaacaacaacaacaacaacaacaacaacaacaacaaaacaacaacaacaacaacaacaacgacaacaataacgacgacgacaacgaccacgacaactacgacaacaacgaaaacaacgacaacaagaggagagagaataacaaaaacaacgacaataacgacaacaagaatagggatgatgacaacgactaaacaacgacaacgacgagaacaacgacaacaacgacaacaacaaccacaaccacaatgagaacagaaacaataacaaccacaacgagaacagagacaacaacgacaacagagagaacaataacaacaacaacaacagagagaacaataacaataacaacaacaaccaacacgatcatgatgacgacgacgaccacaacaacaacaacaacaaccacaacaacaacaacaacaacaacaacaacaacaacaacaacaacaacaacaacaacaaaaacaacaacaacaacaacaacacaacaacaacaacaacaacaaaaacaacaacaaataacaacaacaaataacaacaacaacacaacaacagcaagaacaagaacaacaacaacaacaacaacaacaacaacaacaacaacaaggacgacagcGACGATGAGTACGCCAACGATGACGACAAagtcaatgacaagaacaacggcagcaacgacaacaagaacaacaaaaacgataacagcgacaacaacgacaacaacgacatcaatgacaaaaagaacaacaatatcaacaacaacaacaacaataacaacaacaacaacaacaataacaacaacaacaacaataacaacaacaacaacaacaacaatatcaacaacaacaacaacaacaataacaacaacaacaacaaaaacaacgaagacgacaacaatgacctaaacaacgacaatgatgagaacaacgagaacaacgacaagaacaacaacaccgaaaacagcgacaacaacgataacagtgatagcaacaacaacaacaacaacaacaacaacaaaaacaacagcaacaacaacgaagtcgatgacaatgacgacgacaacaacaacaacaacaacaacaacaacaacaataacaaggacgacaacgacaacaacgacaatgacgagaacaacgagaacaacggcaacaacaacaacaacaacgataacaacgacaacaacgacaacaacctcatcaacgacaacaataacaaaaaaacaacgacgacgacgacaacaacaacaacaacaagtactactactacaacgacaacaacaacaacaacaacaacaacaagagcaacaacaacaaccacaacaaccacaacaacaacaacaacaacaacaacgaccacaacaacaacaaccacaacaacaacaaaaacaacaacaacaacaagaataacaacaataacgacgacgacaacgaccacgataacaacgacaacaacgggaaGGACTAGAACAACGACAaacacgacaactacgacaacaacaacaacgacgacaatgtcgacgacaacaacaacaacgacaaccacaacgataacagagacaacaacgatgatgacaacaacaacaacaacaacaacaacaaaaacaacaacaacaaacatgatgatgatgacgacgacaacgatgacgacgacaacaacaacaacaacaacaacaacaacaacaacaacaacaacaacaacaacaacaacgacgacgacgacggcgacgacgacgacgaggacgataacaatGACGAAGACGACGGCGACTACGAAGTCAATGACGACAgccacaaaaagaacaacaacaacaacaacaacaacaacaacaacaacaacaacaacaacaacaacagcaacaacaacaacaacaacaacgacaaaaacaacataaaaaacatcaacaacaacaacaaaaacaatgatgacgacgatgactacaacaatgatgaaaagaacaacaatgacgagaacaacgactacaacaacaacaacaacaacaacgataacaatgacaacaacaacaaagcgccaacaacgacaacaacaacaacaacaacaacaacaacaaggatgacgacgatgacgacgacaacaacaacaacaagaacaaaaaaaacgacaacaaataacaacaataacaacaacaataacaactacaacaacagcagcatcaagagtgacaacaatgaaaataaggacatcaacgacaacaacaacaacaacaacatcatcatcatcatcaacaacaacaacatatacaacaacaacaacaacaacaattaagaggacaacaatgacgaaaacaacaaaaacaacaaacaacaaccaaaatagcgacaacaatgacaaaagtgataacaacaacatcaacaacaacaatgaagacgacggcaacaacgacaacaacgacaacaacaagaactagaacaagaataacaacaacaataacaaaaaaaacaataagaaggacgacaacgacgatgaggacaacaacgacaatgatgagaacaacggtaacaacaacaacaacgataacagcgacaataatgacaaaaacctcatcaacgacaataacaacaaaaaaacaacgacgacgacaacaacaacaacaacaacaacaaaaatcacaacaacaaaaacaactattactaataacaacaaccacaacaagaacaagaacaagaacaagaacaacaacaacaaccacaacgaagacgacgacgatgacgacgacgacaacaacaacaacaacagcaacaaaaacaacaaaaacaacaacacaacaataacaacagcaataacaacatgtaacatcacaaattTTTAGATTTGGTATGTTAACAGAATCATTCTTGGTCTTCTTGATTTCTAAGCATctttgaattctctgaatattctattcattatgcaactacgagcaatttatattggagtggagataacatgacttctcccagTCAAATAAAAGGTTCATaatgtttagaatattatttgaagtcgCCTTAAATGGTTTTGCAAATTTCATAACCTCCGAAATCATTTTCAGTTTACTTTTTTTCAATGCTCGTTCTGTAGCCTTttgcataaaagatattttcaaaaATTGCATTAGAGGGAACTAGTGTTCCTTTAGAATATAATAGTtggatattttctattttttagtattttagatatatatatatatctttctgGTATTTATTTAGCTaggaaatatatattttttattattatttcttggCTGTCTCCTAAAAAATTACTAGCCCAGCCCAGCCGGGGCTTAGCCAGGCCGAGCAAGCAGCCAGCCCAACCGAGCGAGGCCCAGGAGCTGTGCCTAGCGCACCACCACATCGCTCTTTTTTTTCCAGCCCCAGGACCATGCCCCAGCACCTTGTGCCTCGCCTCCAGGAGCCTTGCGTCGAGAGACCCGCCTCCAGGAGTTTCCCATCGAGAGACGTCGCTCCACCAATCGAGCGCCAGCTAGCTCCCTCGCCTACAGGGACCGACGGTGGACCCTAGCCACACCCAGCGCTCAACTCAACCACGAGATGGACTCGGCCGCACCCAGGGAACCGAACCGAGCACAGCCACGACTCCTCGCGAGGGCAGGAAGACCCACGAACGAAGCTAGGAACCGATTTTCCTGAGCCCGTTTCTTTCCTCCCTCGATCCGTTCTACCACCCCGTCCTCGTGAAGGGCGAGctaagagcaagtctagtagaaccctcaaacccttaaaacaaaaactagttttaagggttgagaattgcacatttttgacacttttaagggttgaaaaacaggggcaaagactagaaccctcaaacccaacccttataacggaatattctgttataagggttgggtttgagggttctagtctttgccccaaccccaaaccttaaaactgtcatttggcattgcataattttcacaagacaaacataataaaccttcaaacaaacatggaaataaagatcattgatgcatggtttaatagtttttacatcacacaatcatcatcttctccctctcatcggcaccatcaccaaaaagttgcacttggcgccatttcctagaccacttgcacgtccatcaagcacctccattggagtcatccacaccgccatcgccaccagcactcatcggagtgtcacctcgaaaagtagaggacgcaccacggaatatcctcttcctctctgcgatgtcctccttgtagtccttccaccattgcaattgttcttcatccatgtccttcttggacatcatcatgtgctccttctcttccaccatgagttctttccatacctttgcctctttcaccttgatcatcctctcctccatGTCGGCCTTGTGCTTTGCTTCTTCACGttttgcttcaacttgtgcaagcttgacctctttcttcttctcggtgATAAGAATCTTGTTCTCTAATGTCTTCCTAGTCAATTCCTCTCTTGCCTTCATCATTTGCTCCATCTTCTCCCTTAGGCTTGATGCCTCTCCTTCCATCTTCACCCTTTGCTTGCCCTTCTTGGTTCCCTCGGGCTTGCCCaagttcctctccttctcctcatcttcactatcatccatcctaagcattgccgacttcttgggtgcggtctcttgatccctcaacttccacttgtcaaaggtttgaagaattgcccaagcatgcttaaatgGGAATGGCTTGCCCTTGGAAGCGGCCATCTCCTTGTACCTCATGCCGGCAATTGTCTCCTATCAAGCACACATAATCACATAAGAACCCACATAGTACACACACATAATGAAAATAGTGAAGATATATGTACTCACATAGTCACTCTCCACGGTTCCACTAGGTGGTGCATCCCTCACTTGGTCCATGGCCGCACTCCAACGAGCACAAGCGGGCTTCATCAAATCCCACCGGCCTTGAAGCGACCGGTAACTGCGAGAGAGGAACCCACAATTCTTCGGCTTGATCCTACAATAGTTGTCCTCGACCCTGTGCCAATACCTTTTACCGGTTTGATCGGTGCCGGTGGTTGCATCCATCCCCACAGATGCCCAAGCATGAACCAAGAGGATATCTTCTGCTTCGGTGTAGTTTGTCGACCGCGCGtgtgggcgggaagcggcggtgaatgcctcctcccctatctcggccacctccttctcgtcatccccttcatcctcctcatcttctccaacctcctcaccaaagggttctagaggcggagccccgaggtccaCCTCCGCGTGTTGAAGGAGGTCCATGAACGAGGTTGGGTttgccatttcctcgaacacctcgtgcacggcgggaggaggttcggcgacggcgacgaccggGGGCGCGGGCTTCTTCCACGCCGTGACCTTCTTCCGCTTCGGGGATGCGCCGGCGGCCTTCGAGGAAGCCCCTCGTGGCCCACGAGAGGAGTCCTTCGGCCGGCTCTTCTTCACGGGGGCAGGCTGGACGGTGGCCGGGGCAGCCGCGGTGGCCGGGGCGGGCGCGGCAGCGGCCGaggcgggaggaggcggtgcgagGCCCGCCCGTCGCCGCTTGGCCCCGACGTGGGTCGTGGCCACCACGTCGGCCACGGTGGCCGGGGCGTGCGGGGCGGGGGTGGGggcgggcggggctggcgcggcgcCGGCCTGGGCGGGCGGGGCCGGCGCGGGGGCGGGCGGGGCGGCTggcgcggcggcgggcgggggcgAAACGGCGGTCGGGGGATCCAT
This genomic stretch from Hordeum vulgare subsp. vulgare chromosome 6H, MorexV3_pseudomolecules_assembly, whole genome shotgun sequence harbors:
- the LOC123405363 gene encoding uncharacterized protein LOC123405363, with protein sequence MDATTGTDQTGKRYWHRVEDNYCRIKPKNCGFLSRSYRSLQGRWDLMKPACARWSAAMDQVRDAPPSGTVESDYETIAGMRYKEMAASKGKPFPFKHAWAILQTFDKWKLRDQETAPKKSAMLRMDDSEDEEKERNLGKPEGTKKGKQRVKMEGEASSLREKMEQMMKAREELTRKTLENKILITEKKKEVKLAQVEAKREEAKHKADMEERMIKLALHEDGVVERIEGGKKRAQENRFLASFVGLPALARSRGCARFGSLGAAESISWLS